GTAGTTAACCTTTTATGGCCTCGTAATTACTTCCAGATGTTGGGAGCTGAGCACATTGCACATGCTGAGCGCATTGCACAATGCTGAATTTCAGTCAAAAGAGAGAACAACAGAATAAGTTTAATTCGAAAATAGGCAAAGGAGCTGAAGATGCTGTTCATGCACTTTTCATGTCTGCTTGGCTTTTGACTGTTTTTTGACCAGTAAAAGAAACCATGTCATTCTGGTATGTTTCAGTTAAACTAAATAAGATAAACTTATTATATATGAAATAccataaaaaacaaattattatgTGACACatctgtatactgtatgtaaatgCATACCTTTAAGCTTAGACTACTTTGGATACGCTTGAGTCATGTGTAATGTAGCTGTTTTATGGGAAATAAAGTACTGCTAAGATATTGCATGCATGCTTCATTGATTTGTCACGTACGGGTTATTTGGTACATTTCCGTATTTGTCAGTTTCAGAACATAATTGAGGCCATTCAGTCCTACACTTTCAAACCAAACGACattatttgttatttgttaACCATCCTGCATTTGTGGTTTCACATTCTTTAACCAGTATATTTGGTAATTAAGCTGCCAGTTCACATGAGATCACCAATCACCTGACTGTAAACCATCAATGTCCTGATTGGAGTTGGTTGACCGAAGATGTAAAACAGGGCCGGCTCTGTCTTTTCGGGGAACCCCAGGCAAAACTTTAATTGGGAGGCCCCACTAACAAGAAAAGTGACGATCATTTCGCTTCCTCCACAAAGCCGGTAATTTGGGGCCCTAGTCAGCCTACCACTACAGACGGCCCTGAGGTACAAACCTATTCCCGGCTAGGCTATATTGGTGATGTGTGTAGTCTCTGTATATTGTGGAAGTTAATTATATGCACGTACAAATAAATTCTTGTGTCATATTTGCATTTTTGCCTTACATTTGTTGACTGTTTGCTTACACCCTGGTTTGTCCTATTGATTTTTGGGCATTCTGTGTCTACTGCATGAATTAGCAAACTGTCATATTTACATATGTTACATATGTCTGAGCCTGTGCCCTGTAGCCTAATTTATTTCCTTGGAATGCAATATAAACGTGTAAGAACAAAACCAATAttttctgtttgaattttgTTCAAAACATGGTAGGACAAAAGATCAATAATTTTTGACGCCATAATCTGGAGTGTAAATTATGATGTTTATTTTTGCAGATtcgtttttttttgccattcaCACTGAATGATGAAAATATGATGAGATGGCAGAATTGGAAAAAGAGCCTGTGGTCTCTTCTAAGATATCTCTCAATTTCTTGTCCTAATATTGCCTTTCACAGTTTGTTATGTAGGATTTTTCTGTGTACTTCTCTCCTGGCTGTCATTCTGTTGTGGCCTAGGTACGTCACTGCTTGTGTCTATGCCAGGGAACACTAACTGTTGACTCAAGATGCTCTTGAACGCTTTCGAGTTTTCAACAAATCATTCTTCATTTAacaggggcagcatgtggctcagttgGCTAAGCCTGTATGCCTGTAATCAGTAGGTCACTAGTTCAAACCCCAGCCTCAGTCCAtttgcaggtccttgagcaaagcccttaacccccagctccctgggtaccactacaggtggctgcccttggcagacagcttactctgcaaagagcaagttgagggaggcataaagagaatttcctcacagggatcaataaagtatcaattattattattaattggaAGAGAAGTATGTTGAGACAAGCATAGACAAGCAGCAATTAGGCCAAAAGCAAATGCAGCGTCAAAATGTAAACATAGCCAACCAAAGGAAAGACAGACTTTAATCCCCACAGCAATTTTGTACATATTACAACTTTCTGATGTGGAAAATTTGTAGTAATTTGCAGAATTCACTAACCAGTGCAGTCAGTCCGCCACATCAGTTTAATGTTTGACAACTTTTAGGCAAAGCtatcattatttttaatattgtaaacaataaacaggaaataattttatattaatattatgacGCAACTCCTCATTTTTCATACTTCCtgattttgtctttttttttagaCATCCTGCAAAGATGCCAGTCAGTTGAAGAGAGAGATTCCCTCAAAGAGTGTCACTTTCCTTGACTCGGTCAACGTGATATTCGGAGGTTTAAGCATCATGGAGGCCCCACCAGAAAGCCTAGATGATTATCACCATTCAGGTGGCCCTGATACCATGGAGGACGTACAGGAAACACTGGACAGGGATGCTGCTGAGGAAGGACTTCACTCTGACAAGGAAGCAAACTGCTGGGATCCTGATACCACATCAGAGGAAACTTCTGCTGAATTAAAGACAATCAATATCCCTGAGACAGGTGCATCTTTTCTACAAAACAGCTGTCAAGATGCTGACATGCAGTCACCATACAACAGTGAAGCAGCGACAGAAGGAATGAAGCAGGCCCCTTTGAACAGTGAAGGTTCAGAAAATTACAACGGTCACTCAGGGTTAGTCGACACGGATTACAAAAAGCTTCTCGGGGATACAACTGTGACAGCAATTAAGAAGGAGCCCCGCTTCGAGCTTCGGGCTTTCCAGGAAGAGAAGAAACCTTCTAAGCTCTTTGACACGCCAGTAAAAGAGCAAATTCACGTGAAGAAGGTTAGACCCTCTGAAGAGATGGCAGAATTGGAAAAGGAACGACTGGAGCTGATCAGAGGCCAGGCAGTCAAGAAGAATCCTGGAATAGCTGCAAAATGGTGGAATCCGCCTCAAGAAAAAACTTTAGAGGAAGAACTGGACCCGGACCAGCTTGCGTCACATAGGAGGTATGAGGAAAGGAAGCAGAAAAGGCCAGAAATGTCAAATATGCCACCAGCATCATCAAAACCAACTGCAGTCCCTGCTGTACCAGCAGAAATCAGCAAGGAGGATGTTGTCATGGAGCAGATCGGTTTCTCTGCGGCACGAAGCCAGTTCCTTCAGATGGAGAATAACAGACCAGTACAAAAAAGAGACGTTACTCCTAAAATCTATTCTGCCAAACCCTTCAGAATTTCAAATATTACAAATGTAGAAAAGCCAAACACTGTAACCGCTGAGATTTATGTTCCTCAAGATATCAGCCAAGTCACCACATTGAAATCCCACAACAACTGCTATACTGTAGGGGAATCTCCCACTAATCGCTCAATCGAGAGCGTACCAGAAAATGAGATTAAAGACAATGACGAAACATGGGTAGATGATGAAGACTTCACACCTGTCCGGGCTGTGATGACTTTCCTTAGGGACGAAGAGCCTGATACCTTCACAGACTCTTCCTTTAAGCCAGAGGAAGCTGATTATGGATTCGATGACCTTTCCCTCAAATCTCAGGGCGATAAGAAACACTTCGGACTGGAAAATGTGAGTGACAGTGCTGCTCCGAGTGAGACTGTCACCATCTCTCTGACAGATCAGTCCTCTTCCATGTCATATATCGTCCAGACGGTTAACATTGGGCCAGACCTGTCAGTTAACAAGCCTCTTATGTTGAAAGCTAATGATACAGATATTCTGACAGAGGAACAGCTGGAATACCATGCAGGCATTTTAGTCCAGAATGCCATCCAGCATGCAATTGCCCAGCAGACTGTGACACAGGGCCCAGAGGAGCCTCCAGACTATGAAcaaaatactgatctcatactGCAGCCTTTGGAAGAGATCAATAAATGGGAAGATGAGTTGGTACCTCCCCTGGAATGCAGGAGTCCTGATAAGATAACTGAAATGACTGCACTTCCAACAGACGTGGACTCCAGCAGTTACAGCGAGCCTCCGGATCGCTCTCCAAAATCCAGCGGACAGCCAGAAGAGTTCAGCTATTTTAGTAAATATTCCCAGGCAGCCGAGCTCAGGAGCACTGCCTCAGTAACAAGAAACCAAGACAAGGAGGTCAGCTCAGGGCCCTTCAGGCTGCGATCTCACAAGCAAAGGACCCTCTCCATGATCGAGGAAGAAATCCGAGCAACTCAGGAACGAGAGGAGGAGCtaaagaggcagaggaagacaCAGAGTAGTCTGAAGCAAAATCCCAAGATGCTGCCGTCCAGGCTGAGTCCCACAGGAAGGACAGCACCTGGTAGGGATCACACTTTATCATACTTCATACTTTCATTAAGAGTCACAAGTGTTTGTTTATCCAACTCTTCATGATTGAGTATTTTACTTTACTCCTTTTCTGGATACAGTCATTCACACTTAATCCACTTATCCACTATACATGTTTCCACGTTAAAAGATGCAATCTGTTTTAGTTACATAAAACTAGTGAATATTAGCAacttaaatactttcatttaagTGGCAGAGAAAAGACTTAAGGTGGTATGGGTTACTTAAGACACTCTACAGTGGACTGATTTTAGCAAAGACATGGATTGGCAATGCTTTACTTGaggcacaaataatgcagtATTATGCTCTTACTTATGTatcaattaaccacaaactaagtcttagttacattctgatctcatgttcgttcatcattaatgaattgtgaagCATCGTATATCTTACGTAGctgctatatttgttcatgatttgttagtttttttgttttatttgtttatttaaacaatgacagtgcaaaataaaacattaacctTGTATAACAAGGAAAGATGCATCGAACCAGGTTTTAGCAAATATTGCTGATTTCTACCTGTAGTCCCTAAGCAGGTAAACGAAGCAATAAATTAGAAACAGAATAAAGTGTAAATGATGTAAACAATACAGGTCATGAAGTCATACAGACAGTATTTCAACCCCCTAATATCCCATCCCTAATAACATAAAATACAGGTCACATTAGTAAAACACATATGATCTGACAATATCCATCTCTTTGTTAAATTACTAAAAGATACTAAATTTGTACATAAAATACGCTCAGTTGGTAATTTGTTCCATTGATTTATagctgaaaagaaaaaagatgaCTTAACAAAAGAGGTTTTACATCGTGGAATACTGCATTCTCCTCTTAAAGTAGATCTAGttgcttgtgtttttttcagAGTATAGTgaatgattttaaaacataaacagacATTTgagtacattattacattttttaaatgtaaaataccATATTTAGCCAATATGCGAAAATGATGATTTTGACGTGTTTTTGTCATGAATTTGAAGGGCATCTTTATATAGTGATTCAAGTGGTCCTAAGGTTGCTTTACATGCCTGAGACCAACTTTTGTAATGCAATATAAAAAATGTGGAATAATCATGGCATTTAAATAGAGATACTGTACTCTCAACAGTAAGAGAGCATCTAACATGTCTAAAATTTGCCAAATTAAATTTCAATGTGTTTCCCAACTTTTTAACATGATTTTTAAAACTACGCATTGGATCAAGGGTACCACCAAAATATTTCAATTGTtccattttttaatttactgtAATATTGATACAATCTCTGAGTTTGCATCTGTTGTTTTTTCAACATTTATGTAACTCAGTAACTAAGCACTAAGTATTTGTGGCCCCATAAGTGAAGTGTTACCCCGAATTTTACACCGTTAATCAGTAGTCCTGCTCAGAAGAGCAAAAATGAGTGACTCACTACTCTTATATGAAGTGCAGCTGTAATGCTAGAGAACTCTGTAGACTTTAATTATCCCTGCAGTAATTCTGTGACAACATAAAAGGATGACTATATGTGTTATCTGGAACAGATTTAATACATTTGTTCCAGTTGTTAATGCCATCAGAACAATGTTTTCTTATTGCATTTGTAGTTGTGAAAGTTGCATGAAAGTGCTGAGGGGGTGTGCTTCTGATAATACCTACCGGAAAATAAGTGAATTAACACATTTCTTCCATGTAGGCAAGATCGAGAAGATTCGCCCCCCACCACCTGTCTCACCCTCGTCGGAGGGCTCCCCAACACCGTCCATTTCTGATGTCAGCAGTGACGACTCCGCAGGCCCCCAGAGGGCCAAAAATTTCATGCAGACTCTGATGGAAGATTACGAGACTCACAAAGTGAAGCGTCGAGAGAAAGTGGAAGATGCCAGTGTAAGCATCCATGTGCTGCTGTCTGTCAGGACAGCTGCCTTGTGGGAGGACAGAAGTGGCTGCAAATCCGCCTGCTTCCTGTTCCGCCACATTCTTAGCTCCACCATTATGAAACCATCTGTAACTGGGGCCACTTCTGTTATATCGTTAATATTAACTATTTCCCCCCAAAATCACTAAAGTACGTCTGTCTGTCAGGTTTGACAACATATCAGTAAAGCATTCATCAGAGGCTATCAAAAATGTTAGAAGCAACAATTGTATAGAACCCATGGATTACCTGTATAACTGTTTTAAAATCATAAAttcaagaaaatatttattcataAGAATTAACTACAATGATAAAATAGGCAAAAACAAATAGGAACTCATTTCAGTGCAGTGATGGACTGAATTCATGAAGGAaaatttgttcatttgttttctaTTGACATCAGGTCACTCTaggacaggggtgtcaaactccagtcctggggggccggagccctgtgtagcttagttctttcctaTTCTAcaacaaatgattcagctcaagagctatgtggtaattagcacaaggagttgaatcaggtgtgttaaatgagggtgaaccaaaagctgtgtagggctccggccccccaggactgcagtttgagacccctgctctaggatAAAGATTGCTCTCCTCTTTTGTTTCTATTTGGATAGGTTCTAGAGGCTACAAGAGTCACGCGTCGAAAAAGCAACATGGCAATACGATGGGAAGCAGGAATGTATGCCAACCAAGACGAAGCGGACGAGGAAGAGGGTTAGGCCAGTGTCACGAGCGTCGGGGCACACAGCCTTCCCCATTATTTATTTGCGAAAGACTTAACCTGAAGTATTAAaggttgattttaattggcagTCAAGGCAAGTACAGACTAAAAGCTGCAATATCAAAGCTCATGGGTCATTTCCTTACATTTCaggttttaattttttattttctgcttATTACTGgttgtgttttcatttttgcCATCTTTTGAAATATGCAGGTGTACTTATAATAGAAATGAAACTCATGGGTATGGTTTATTTCAACCTTCATCCTAGGAATTATTATCTATAGTTTTGTATGCTGTAGTTGCTTTTATAAATAGATATTATTTCCCTATATAGGAAAAATTAAAGAGGGTCACCAGTGACagtgggtgttttttttcttcaggttTCCTTGATATCAGTTGAAATATTTGAAACATTTAAGTGACACTCATTTATTGTGATTTCTGGGTGTCGCTATACAGCTTTTCTGAAAGTGTGTTTAATACTCTTACTGCGCTTGGGACAGTGTTAATACTCATCTATTCTGTAGCATATAAAACTGGCCAGGGCAGAGAATCTACAGTATATGGAAGATCAGTAGGAGATAGGATACAGACTGTAATAAGACTGAAGAAACTGAGAGACCCCCAGATGCAAGATGTACATCGAATGAACTTTCCTGTACCACAATGTTGTTGTACAGACCTTCCTATGGTCCTGTTCTTCTGTAATCAAGAAGTAAATGGGTCAGGGACCAGAGCTGCTGTTAATGACAAATTAATCATTCATAAATTCAAATGCACATGAACATGGCAGAACACTAGGGGGATTATTATATTAGGGTTAACCTATTACATGATATTTTATCATATGCCTTTTTCAACTTTAAATACATATCAGAATCTTTAACACTTCTTAGCAGCCCTCAAAGAAACAGAATCATTTGCTAAGATATTTAGGGAAGGTTAACCTTTTGCTGAATCAACAATAACATTACAGCTCAGTTATGCCTCCTTAACTTTGTTTAGAACCGAAGTATGCAAAACAGTAATATATGTATAgttgggttagggtaagggtaaGGGTCTGGATTAGAGTTAGGGTCATGGTTATGTTTATGGTTAGGTTTaaggttaggtttagggttagttCCATTCCTCATTTTGCAAATCGCCagtacatccattttctgattGTGGGTATTTCAATTATTCCAATAATAAGACAGGCTGGAGCCTCTGAAAGATACTTATTTTTTAAGACAGCTGggaaaataacagctcagtattTAAGGTTAGCTAAATGTTTTACTACATTGTGGATATATACCAGTTAGATGATTATAGAGTAATCATCATGAAATCTGTTGTGCtttttagtaatttaatttaatactTTTGACCATTTGTGTCGTATTCAAGAATCCCGCTTGCTTTTTGTTTGCAGCTTAGAAACTGCTACTGACTTAAACTAAAACTTATTGTTTTAGTGTAACTTGGACAGCTACTGGTTTGCTGTTTGTCTGCTCATTTTCTGTTGTGCATATTTTGATTAACCATTGAACGTGATGTATACTTTCATTTTGGACACAGAGCAACGACAGTGAAAACCCAGACCAGCAAATACACCTTCAGTAGGAAATGTTGAACGCTGTACAGGAAACAATCATTCCTTTCATATCTTTCTggtttttacatttacattgacATATCAAGCTGATGCCTTTGCCCAAAGCGATGTGCATGTGAAGGTAAATAGCACATCACAGACATAttgtcaaggagtcaactagacgtaagtgcagctaggctgagcttctaaAGAATGCCCAGGTACACGTGTAAGAAAAACATCTTTCTTTCAGAAAATTCCATATATTAACCATTGATATACTCACCTCTCTTCTCTCCTTTAGTTCCTGTCCACATCTCAGTTATTCCTATGGCAACATATCTGTTCTCTGCACTATTGTCTCAGTATCTTGTGTTATGTCACGTCTCCTGAAATCAAGCTGCTTCCCAGGTTCTTTGCTACAAAGTTAGTCGCTCTGCACACACTATATGCACTTACTGCACTGCTGCTTCTCAGTTTTTACTAGCCAAAGATTCCTGCTTTGTCACGTGCAAAGAAACGCCGTGAAAACTGTCTGGTGTCATGCACGTAAGCACAAGTGTTAATACTTGAAGCGTGAATGACCATCCAAGTCGCCTGAGTAATAAGTAACCGAATTGAAAACCCAAAGTACTGCAGCCATAACTATGGAGAAATTAACAAATAACCCTTAAGTGTATTTTTCATGTAAACATaggataaataaatattgcCTGCTATGCAGTGAATGACATACAGAAAAGGGAATAGAAATTATATTAGCAACTAATGACTCATCCAAATTCCAAAGAAATTGAGAATGAATGTGATTTGATGAAAATGCGTGTGGGTGACCTTTGCTCAGTGAGTACCATGGTAAAATTTAGTAATTGTTTAAAAGCTTGTGCCTGTGTTTAGGTGGAAATTGTATAGATGTAGAATGGGGTTAGAAAGTAATGTATACAGGATCTAGCGATGGAGAAGTAAAAAAGATTTCATTTACGTTTCTTCTTTATGTGTATGAAAAACTAacattgggttttttttctttttgttgccTTTTCTATAGTTTTATTAGTTGTATTGTTTAATTTGATATATTGGCTTCATATATCTCCTATATGCAGCAATATATAGTGATCCTTCAACATTGACTACCTTCAAAAATTTCCAGCGGATGTTTTTCTCTAGCATACCAAATTACAATGTCAGTAGATTTGGTAGTAAGGAGTTCTGCTGTGAGTGTAATTAATGCTGTAGTATGTACTTTAATCATTTTTGCATATTACACAGCACAAATTATGTCGTTTCATAAAAGACTGAGATGGTATGCTAAGGGATATATTGACTATATTGaaactttaattaaaaaataaataaatcatgccTATTATTAACTATTCCTTATAGAAACACCATTTCTATACACTGTATAGTACTACAGGCTCACTGCAACCCTGTAGTATACAAGCACAATGGAAGACGGATGCAGCCTACCATTTCCACACTTCAATATAAGCTTTCATTCCTAGTTACTATAAAAAGAGCAACTAACTTGTTTTACCTTGTTGTTGCTTTGACTCCATTGATTGACAAATTACTGTTTTCAGATCTGCTATAGTTAAAAATTAGCAGCGGAAAAATCTGCAGCAGCTGTCAAACTGCAGGAGGATAGATGTGCAGGTCAGATGAAGCTCAGCGGGGTTTAGTCTGTGTGTCCTGGAAAGTTGAGATTTCATTTTCTGCCGGTGTTGATGTCACAGTGACATCCAAATCATCAGATCTATGTTAGCTATTTAGCCCTGTATAAATACAGCTCCTTAATGCTTGCTGTTCCTGATTTAGAATGGCATTAATTTCTAAATATTTTGTTGTGACCTTTCTTGTGAAAATATTGTACTTAATCAAAGCAATAAGATCCATTTAAAGCACCAGTATTATTACTGTCACATTGTGTATCTGAATATGAGATTGTGAGATTTGCAGATGAGACTGTGGaggtaattatttttttctaatgAGGATAGTCTGTACAATTTTCTGCATATTCATACATAATAAGGCATTTAAATTCATTTATCTGACCTAACAAATGGTAACTGTTAAACATTTAAACAGTTATATGGATTTGTTTGTTATAGAAGGAAATGTAATTCAATAATTCAATGTAATTACTGAGAATAGGAAGCCAGTATTTTGATGAATCAATGACTTTTACAGTTTgtatttgttaattaattaatatgttAAGTTGcactatatataatatttacattATAACTACATTTACAAAGTATATCAATATTTTCTAAACATTCTGAACTTCAATGCCATGAATTTCCTGATTGCAagttataaaatattttgtgttcCTACTAGAATGAAGGTATTGGAAAATATTATGCAtgttcattgtatttaaccaACATTCTATTGCTTTCTATTTTTACAGTAATATTTTGGCACAATGGAACTgatacaatgtttttttttacctattaAAAGCCATATTTCTTTCAAAGAGTGAAGATCTCTTTTTACAAAGTTGCAAATACCACATTGaagcaatatgcaatatttcTTACTATTATAAATTGTTGGAGAATCTGAAATTTGTGTGGTCCTGTCAAAACTGTTAAAAGTGATGGTACTTAAAGCAGTAAAAAAACTTTTCTTAAATAGAGCTTGTAACATATATTATGTATCTGTGCCTACTAAACACACTTTTTCCTGGGTGCTGCAGAAGAAAACACAAATGGGACAAAATTAATCATTTCTATGTGTGGTGTAAACAAAAATTCAATCATGATTCctgttaaatttattttaattatggcTAGTGTTGCAGAATATcataaaagcaattaaaactGTATTGTTATACAAGACAACATGAGAAAGACAGTGAAGGAGAGGAAacaacagaggtggaaagttcaggaccagaaagtaaaaattcagaccaagattttgtttcaaccaactggTGGAATATAAAGTGTcaaagtcacagagtactcaactggttggttgaagcaaaatcttggtctggatttttactttctggtcCTGAACTATCCACCACTGGGAAACAATGAGTCCAAAGGTAAGTACAGGATAAAAAGACATAAAAGTCACGACGTCTAAAAGCAACTGACTGTCTGTCCTTCCTGGTAGGGGGCTGCTTGTTCTAAATACCCTGCAAACATGTTACACACTCCAGTCTGCCAAAACGTCTGTAAATTTCCATAATGGCTCAGAACAGCTGCTCTGCAGGGGTGCTGAGGGCACTTCATCAAAGAAAAGCATAGTGTCTGATGTCTGTCTTATGATTAGTGTCTGTCTTGTGATTATTGC
This is a stretch of genomic DNA from Paramormyrops kingsleyae isolate MSU_618 chromosome 7, PKINGS_0.4, whole genome shotgun sequence. It encodes these proteins:
- the palm2akap2 gene encoding palm2 and akap2 fusion isoform X2 gives rise to the protein MSETDLQKERLQALALKRKRQAEIEEKRRKLEDLILRQQHLKSKAKRERWLLQGTSAATEEEEERRRQIEKDEEEVKELEEGIHRLENEIDQLKNEESEISAKELALRERLRKIQGSGVDWQNSPQEQDREAENHIPSQIPDLLESPPQTQPPALEYKKLSKRPVCAMEIYVQKDRKTGDTVILSASAVSPQGAQHRGVKVFDDGCKVVYEVQSGQPPAVENGLHTLTSSEVDQILQLVNQPHGHEAASRLMITSPDPDTDASNGGLGKKEAQVHKEAKLQMMPGSQGKQAANQSRYEYKDEVTEMPVASSEKPVTMLFMGYHNVEDEEETKKLLGFNGTIKAEIVLIDDDDEKSLREKTVTDISTMDGNAADLVSGQPLSDTTEPSSEGKDESSDKELPTPGPVLMSELMKADCHVLAGAQNISTATTSCKDASQLKREIPSKSVTFLDSVNVIFGGLSIMEAPPESLDDYHHSGGPDTMEDVQETLDRDAAEEGLHSDKEANCWDPDTTSEETSAELKTINIPETGASFLQNSCQDADMQSPYNSEAATEGMKQAPLNSEGSENYNGHSGLVDTDYKKLLGDTTVTAIKKEPRFELRAFQEEKKPSKLFDTPVKEQIHVKKVRPSEEMAELEKERLELIRGQAVKKNPGIAAKWWNPPQEKTLEEELDPDQLASHRRYEERKQKRPEMSNMPPASSKPTAVPAVPAEISKEDVVMEQIGFSAARSQFLQMENNRPVQKRDVTPKIYSAKPFRISNITNVEKPNTVTAEIYVPQDISQVTTLKSHNNCYTVGESPTNRSIESVPENEIKDNDETWVDDEDFTPVRAVMTFLRDEEPDTFTDSSFKPEEADYGFDDLSLKSQGDKKHFGLENVSDSAAPSETVTISLTDQSSSMSYIVQTVNIGPDLSVNKPLMLKANDTDILTEEQLEYHAGILVQNAIQHAIAQQTVTQGPEEPPDYEQNTDLILQPLEEINKWEDELVPPLECRSPDKITEMTALPTDVDSSSYSEPPDRSPKSSGQPEEFSYFSKYSQAAELRSTASVTRNQDKEVSSGPFRLRSHKQRTLSMIEEEIRATQEREEELKRQRKTQSSLKQNPKMLPSRLSPTGRTAPGKIEKIRPPPPVSPSSEGSPTPSISDVSSDDSAGPQRAKNFMQTLMEDYETHKVKRREKVEDASVLEATRVTRRKSNMAIRWEAGMYANQDEADEEEG
- the palm2akap2 gene encoding palm2 and akap2 fusion isoform X3, translating into MEIYVQKDRKTGDTVILSASAVSPQGAQHRGVKVFDDGCKVVYEVQSGQPPAVENGLHTLTSSEVDQILQLVNQPHGHEAASRLMITSPDPDTDASNGGLGKKEAQVHKEAKLQMMPGSQGKQAANQSRYEYKDEVTEMPVASSEKPVTMLFMGYHNVEDEEETKKLLGFNGTIKAEIVLIDDDDEKSLREKTVTDISTMDGNAADLVSGQPLSDTTEPSSEGKDESSDKELPTPGPVLMSELMKADCHVLAGAQNISTATTSCKDASQLKREIPSKSVTFLDSVNVIFGGLSIMEAPPESLDDYHHSGGPDTMEDVQETLDRDAAEEGLHSDKEANCWDPDTTSEETSAELKTINIPETGASFLQNSCQDADMQSPYNSEAATEGMKQAPLNSEGSENYNGHSGLVDTDYKKLLGDTTVTAIKKEPRFELRAFQEEKKPSKLFDTPVKEQIHVKKVRPSEEMAELEKERLELIRGQAVKKNPGIAAKWWNPPQEKTLEEELDPDQLASHRRYEERKQKRPEMSNMPPASSKPTAVPAVPAEISKEDVVMEQIGFSAARSQFLQMENNRPVQKRDVTPKIYSAKPFRISNITNVEKPNTVTAEIYVPQDISQVTTLKSHNNCYTVGESPTNRSIESVPENEIKDNDETWVDDEDFTPVRAVMTFLRDEEPDTFTDSSFKPEEADYGFDDLSLKSQGDKKHFGLENVSDSAAPSETVTISLTDQSSSMSYIVQTVNIGPDLSVNKPLMLKANDTDILTEEQLEYHAGILVQNAIQHAIAQQTVTQGPEEPPDYEQNTDLILQPLEEINKWEDELVPPLECRSPDKITEMTALPTDVDSSSYSEPPDRSPKSSGQPEEFSYFSKYSQAAELRSTASVTRNQDKEVSSGPFRLRSHKQRTLSMIEEEIRATQEREEELKRQRKTQSSLKQNPKMLPSRLSPTGRTAPGKIEKIRPPPPVSPSSEGSPTPSISDVSSDDSAGPQRAKNFMQTLMEDYETHKVKRREKVEDASVLEATRVTRRKSNMAIRWEAGMYANQDEADEEEG
- the palm2akap2 gene encoding palm2 and akap2 fusion isoform X1, producing MSETDLQKERLQALALKRKRQAEIEEKRRKLEDLILRQQHLKSKAKRERWLLQGTSAATEEEEERRRQIEKDEEEVKELEEGIHRLENEIDQLKNEESEISAKELALRERLRKIQGSGVDWQNSPQEQDRAEAENHIPSQIPDLLESPPQTQPPALEYKKLSKRPVCAMEIYVQKDRKTGDTVILSASAVSPQGAQHRGVKVFDDGCKVVYEVQSGQPPAVENGLHTLTSSEVDQILQLVNQPHGHEAASRLMITSPDPDTDASNGGLGKKEAQVHKEAKLQMMPGSQGKQAANQSRYEYKDEVTEMPVASSEKPVTMLFMGYHNVEDEEETKKLLGFNGTIKAEIVLIDDDDEKSLREKTVTDISTMDGNAADLVSGQPLSDTTEPSSEGKDESSDKELPTPGPVLMSELMKADCHVLAGAQNISTATTSCKDASQLKREIPSKSVTFLDSVNVIFGGLSIMEAPPESLDDYHHSGGPDTMEDVQETLDRDAAEEGLHSDKEANCWDPDTTSEETSAELKTINIPETGASFLQNSCQDADMQSPYNSEAATEGMKQAPLNSEGSENYNGHSGLVDTDYKKLLGDTTVTAIKKEPRFELRAFQEEKKPSKLFDTPVKEQIHVKKVRPSEEMAELEKERLELIRGQAVKKNPGIAAKWWNPPQEKTLEEELDPDQLASHRRYEERKQKRPEMSNMPPASSKPTAVPAVPAEISKEDVVMEQIGFSAARSQFLQMENNRPVQKRDVTPKIYSAKPFRISNITNVEKPNTVTAEIYVPQDISQVTTLKSHNNCYTVGESPTNRSIESVPENEIKDNDETWVDDEDFTPVRAVMTFLRDEEPDTFTDSSFKPEEADYGFDDLSLKSQGDKKHFGLENVSDSAAPSETVTISLTDQSSSMSYIVQTVNIGPDLSVNKPLMLKANDTDILTEEQLEYHAGILVQNAIQHAIAQQTVTQGPEEPPDYEQNTDLILQPLEEINKWEDELVPPLECRSPDKITEMTALPTDVDSSSYSEPPDRSPKSSGQPEEFSYFSKYSQAAELRSTASVTRNQDKEVSSGPFRLRSHKQRTLSMIEEEIRATQEREEELKRQRKTQSSLKQNPKMLPSRLSPTGRTAPGKIEKIRPPPPVSPSSEGSPTPSISDVSSDDSAGPQRAKNFMQTLMEDYETHKVKRREKVEDASVLEATRVTRRKSNMAIRWEAGMYANQDEADEEEG